A stretch of the Synechocystis sp. PCC 7338 genome encodes the following:
- the secY gene encoding preprotein translocase subunit SecY, whose amino-acid sequence MVVSRDKAPSAQETFLQMAQAAGLRGRLLITIGLLILVRVGIFIPVPDIDRQAFSQAINDNSVIGFLNIFTGGGLSTVGIFALGILPYINASIIMQLLTAAIPALEDLQKNEGEAGRRKISQYSRYIAFGWCIIQGLGLTIGLLRPYANNYGPLFIFQTVLAITAGSMFVMWISELITERGIGNGASLLIFVNIVATLPQTLGQTIEYAQSGGRQSITAVVLLMLVFLVMIVGIVFVQEGTRRIPIISARRQVGKKLYRERTSYLPLRLNQGGVMPIIFASAVLILPSSLAGFATGNEGLGGFGEILIQISNALRPGTWVYTVIYSVMIFFFSYFYASLIVNPEDVSKNLKKMGSSIPGIRPGKKTEQYLEGVLNRLTFLGAIFLSFVATLPIFVEQATGVTTFQGLGATSLLILVGVAIDTAKQIQTYVISQRYEGMIKQP is encoded by the coding sequence GCCCAAGCGGCTGGCCTTCGGGGTCGGCTGCTTATTACTATTGGGCTACTAATTTTAGTCCGGGTGGGAATTTTTATTCCGGTACCGGACATTGATCGCCAGGCCTTTAGCCAGGCCATCAACGATAACTCTGTTATTGGTTTTTTGAATATTTTTACCGGGGGCGGTTTATCCACCGTGGGGATTTTTGCCCTGGGGATTTTGCCTTACATTAACGCTTCCATCATCATGCAACTGCTAACAGCGGCCATTCCGGCCCTGGAAGATTTGCAGAAAAATGAAGGGGAAGCAGGGCGGCGGAAAATTTCCCAATACAGCCGTTATATTGCCTTTGGCTGGTGCATTATCCAAGGTTTAGGTTTAACCATTGGTTTACTACGCCCCTATGCCAACAACTATGGTCCCTTATTTATTTTTCAAACGGTTTTAGCTATCACCGCCGGCTCCATGTTTGTGATGTGGATTTCGGAGTTGATCACAGAAAGGGGTATTGGTAACGGTGCTTCCTTGTTGATTTTTGTCAACATTGTGGCTACCCTACCCCAGACCTTGGGTCAAACCATTGAGTATGCCCAGTCTGGAGGCCGGCAGTCCATCACTGCAGTGGTGCTGTTGATGCTGGTTTTCCTGGTCATGATTGTGGGAATCGTGTTTGTACAGGAAGGTACTAGGCGCATTCCGATTATTTCTGCCCGCCGTCAGGTAGGGAAAAAGCTCTATCGGGAACGCACTAGCTATTTGCCACTGCGCTTGAACCAAGGGGGGGTAATGCCAATCATTTTTGCCTCCGCTGTGCTGATTTTGCCCTCTTCCCTGGCTGGTTTTGCCACTGGTAATGAAGGCTTAGGAGGGTTTGGGGAAATTCTCATCCAAATTTCCAACGCTTTACGCCCTGGTACTTGGGTCTACACTGTGATTTATTCCGTGATGATTTTCTTCTTCAGTTATTTTTACGCCAGTCTGATTGTCAACCCAGAGGACGTGTCAAAGAATCTAAAAAAGATGGGCTCTAGTATTCCCGGTATTCGCCCTGGGAAAAAGACTGAACAATATCTGGAGGGAGTGCTTAACCGTCTCACCTTTTTAGGGGCAATTTTTCTCAGTTTTGTGGCTACTCTACCCATTTTTGTGGAGCAGGCCACCGGGGTGACGACCTTCCAGGGTTTGGGGGCCACATCCCTGTTGATTCTGGTCGGGGTAGCCATTGATACGGCAAAACAGATCCAGACCTATGTCATTTCCCAGCGTTATGAAGGGATGATCAAACAGCCCTAG
- a CDS encoding adenylate kinase has product MAMAKGLIFLGAPGSGKGTQAVGLADTLAIPHISTGDMLRQAIADGTELGNQAKDYMDRGELVPDQLILGLIEERLGYKDAKAGWILDGFPRNVNQAIFLDELLVNIGHRTHWVINLKVPDEVIVERLLARGRADDNEATIRNRLLVYTEQTAPLIAYYQEQGKLYSLDGNQPVEVIAASLEKLVKP; this is encoded by the coding sequence ATGGCCATGGCTAAAGGTTTAATTTTTCTAGGGGCCCCTGGCTCTGGTAAAGGGACCCAGGCGGTCGGTTTGGCGGACACCCTTGCGATTCCCCATATTTCCACTGGAGACATGTTGCGTCAGGCGATCGCCGATGGCACAGAGTTGGGTAACCAGGCCAAGGATTATATGGATCGGGGGGAACTGGTGCCCGACCAATTAATCCTGGGGTTAATTGAGGAGCGGTTGGGCTATAAAGATGCCAAAGCTGGCTGGATTTTGGATGGTTTTCCCCGTAACGTTAACCAAGCAATTTTTCTCGATGAGTTGTTAGTTAATATTGGTCACCGTACCCATTGGGTCATTAACCTAAAAGTTCCCGATGAAGTAATTGTGGAACGCCTGTTGGCCAGGGGGCGGGCGGACGATAACGAAGCCACCATTCGCAATCGGTTGTTGGTTTACACAGAACAAACCGCTCCCCTCATCGCCTACTACCAGGAACAGGGCAAACTTTACTCCCTCGATGGTAATCAGCCAGTGGAAGTCATCGCCGCCAGCCTAGAAAAATTGGTCAAACCCTAG
- the infA gene encoding translation initiation factor IF-1: MSKQDLIEMEGTVMESLPNAMFRVDLDNGFNVLAHISGKIRRNYIKILPGDRVKVELTPYDLTKGRITYRLKNKK; this comes from the coding sequence TTGTCTAAACAAGATTTAATTGAGATGGAAGGCACGGTGATGGAGTCATTGCCCAATGCCATGTTTAGGGTCGACCTTGACAATGGTTTCAACGTTTTGGCCCACATCTCCGGCAAAATTCGTCGTAACTACATCAAAATTCTCCCCGGCGATCGGGTCAAGGTGGAATTAACTCCCTACGACCTCACCAAAGGTCGCATAACCTATCGTCTTAAAAATAAAAAGTAA
- the rpmJ gene encoding 50S ribosomal protein L36, protein MKVRASVKKMCDKCRVIRRRGRVMVICSANPKHKQRQG, encoded by the coding sequence ATGAAAGTTAGAGCTTCCGTTAAGAAAATGTGTGATAAGTGCCGCGTTATTCGTCGGCGCGGTCGTGTGATGGTCATCTGTTCCGCCAACCCCAAGCATAAACAGCGTCAAGGTTAG
- the rpsM gene encoding 30S ribosomal protein S13 yields MARIAGVDLPRDKRVEIALTYLYGIGLSRSHEILDATGVSPDVRVKDLSDEDALKLRTYIDENYEIEGDLRRWEAMNIKRLGDIGTYRGRRHRQGLPVRGQRTRTNARTRRGRRLTVAGKKKTPAKK; encoded by the coding sequence GTGGCACGCATAGCTGGTGTTGACCTGCCTCGGGATAAGCGTGTGGAAATCGCCCTCACTTATCTGTACGGTATTGGTCTGTCGCGCTCCCATGAAATTCTGGACGCAACCGGGGTTAGCCCCGATGTCCGAGTTAAAGATCTCAGTGATGAAGATGCGCTGAAGTTAAGAACCTACATCGACGAAAATTATGAGATCGAAGGGGATCTCCGTCGTTGGGAGGCCATGAACATCAAACGCCTTGGAGACATCGGCACCTATCGTGGTCGTCGGCATCGCCAAGGCTTACCAGTGCGGGGACAACGTACTAGAACCAATGCCCGTACCCGTCGGGGCCGCCGCTTGACCGTTGCCGGCAAGAAAAAGACCCCTGCGAAGAAATAA
- the rpsK gene encoding 30S ribosomal protein S11 codes for MARPTRKTGPKKAKKNVPSGVAHIQSTFNNTIVTISDIRGDVISWASAGSSGFKGAKKGTPYAAQTAADSAARRAMEQGMRQLEVMVSGPGAGRETAIRALQGAGLEITLIRDVTPIPHNGCRPPKRRRV; via the coding sequence ATGGCGCGTCCTACCAGAAAAACTGGGCCCAAAAAAGCAAAAAAGAATGTCCCTAGCGGGGTGGCCCACATTCAATCTACTTTCAACAACACCATTGTCACCATTTCCGACATTCGGGGTGATGTAATTTCCTGGGCTTCCGCTGGTTCTAGCGGTTTCAAAGGAGCCAAAAAAGGCACTCCCTATGCTGCCCAAACCGCCGCTGACTCCGCTGCCCGTCGGGCCATGGAACAGGGCATGCGGCAATTGGAAGTGATGGTGAGTGGACCTGGCGCTGGTCGGGAAACCGCTATCCGGGCTCTCCAGGGAGCTGGTTTAGAAATCACCCTGATCAGGGATGTTACCCCCATCCCCCACAATGGTTGTCGTCCCCCCAAACGCCGTCGGGTCTAG
- a CDS encoding DNA-directed RNA polymerase subunit alpha: MAQFQIECVESSTRKNQQQYSKFSLEPLDRGQGTTVGNALRRVLLSNLPGAAVTAIRIAGVNHEFATIPGVREDVLEIMLNMKELVLKSYTDQPQIGRLTAIGPGTVTAAQFEVPSEVEVIDPNQYIATLAEGAKLEMEFRVERGVGYRIIERGKDENSSLDFLQIDSVFMPVTKVNYTVEDIRADGMSPKDRLILDIWTNGSIQPREALSEASDIIANLFIPLKDLNELEAAHSDYQDEVNPESQIPIEELQLSVRAYNCLKRAQINSVADLLEYSQEDLLEIKNFGLKSAEEVIEALQKRLGITLPHEKAKA; the protein is encoded by the coding sequence GTGGCGCAGTTTCAAATTGAGTGTGTGGAATCCAGCACCAGAAAAAATCAACAGCAGTACAGTAAGTTTTCCCTTGAACCCTTAGACCGGGGCCAGGGAACGACGGTGGGAAATGCTTTGCGACGGGTGTTGTTGTCCAACTTACCCGGGGCCGCGGTAACGGCTATCCGCATTGCCGGGGTTAACCATGAGTTCGCCACTATTCCAGGGGTCCGGGAGGATGTTCTGGAAATTATGCTGAACATGAAGGAACTTGTGCTCAAAAGTTACACTGATCAGCCCCAGATTGGCCGCCTAACGGCGATCGGTCCGGGGACGGTAACGGCGGCCCAGTTCGAGGTGCCTTCAGAAGTGGAGGTTATTGATCCCAACCAATACATTGCTACTTTGGCAGAGGGGGCCAAACTGGAAATGGAATTCCGGGTGGAGCGGGGTGTAGGTTATCGGATTATCGAGAGGGGTAAGGACGAAAATTCATCCCTGGATTTTCTCCAGATTGACTCGGTGTTTATGCCGGTGACCAAGGTCAATTACACGGTGGAAGATATTCGGGCTGATGGCATGAGTCCTAAGGATCGACTGATCTTAGACATTTGGACTAATGGCAGTATTCAACCTCGGGAAGCTTTATCTGAAGCTTCTGATATTATTGCCAATCTTTTCATCCCCCTTAAGGATCTCAATGAGCTGGAAGCAGCCCATAGCGATTACCAGGATGAGGTCAACCCAGAAAGTCAAATTCCCATTGAGGAGTTACAACTTTCTGTCCGTGCCTATAACTGCTTGAAGCGGGCCCAGATTAATTCCGTGGCGGATCTACTGGAATATAGCCAAGAAGATCTACTAGAAATTAAGAATTTTGGTCTCAAATCCGCGGAAGAGGTGATTGAGGCACTGCAAAAACGTTTGGGTATTACCCTGCCCCACGAAAAGGCTAAAGCTTAA
- the rplQ gene encoding 50S ribosomal protein L17, whose product MRHRCRVPQLGKPADQRKALLRALTTELIRHGQIKTTKARAKAVRSEVDRMITLAKDGSLAARRRALGYMYDKPTVHALFADAPSRYKDRDGGYTRIIRTLRRRGDNAEMAVIELV is encoded by the coding sequence ATGCGACACAGATGTCGAGTGCCTCAGTTGGGGAAGCCCGCTGACCAAAGAAAGGCCCTCCTGCGGGCTTTGACCACAGAATTGATCCGCCACGGACAAATTAAAACCACTAAGGCTAGGGCTAAGGCGGTGCGTTCTGAGGTAGACCGTATGATTACCTTGGCTAAGGATGGTTCCCTAGCTGCCCGTCGTCGGGCCCTAGGTTACATGTACGACAAACCCACAGTCCATGCTCTATTTGCGGATGCTCCCAGCCGCTATAAGGATAGAGATGGGGGGTATACCCGCATTATCAGAACCCTGCGTCGCCGGGGTGACAATGCGGAAATGGCTGTGATTGAATTGGTTTAA
- the truA gene encoding tRNA pseudouridine(38-40) synthase TruA: MSSFPSAGKQRVALVMQYLGTRFHGWQRQPNFSSIQEEVELAIVKVVGQPVTLHGAGRTDAGVHAAAQVAHFDDPVGQIPPHRWSKVLNGHLPRDILVRGSAAVDNHWHARFSALWRRYRYSIYTDQCPNLFTDQFSWHYYRFPLEEKTIQTAMEPLLGKHHLAAFHRAGSARTHSWVEVQGVDCYRRGPMVYLEIQANGFLYGMVRLLVGLLVEVGSGQRSLTDFNNIWVNQRRDLVKYAAPAKGLCLLRVGYENFPLPDCLWFDSQPLWQFTG, translated from the coding sequence ATGTCTTCTTTTCCGTCTGCTGGTAAACAAAGGGTGGCCTTGGTGATGCAATATCTGGGCACCCGTTTCCATGGCTGGCAACGTCAACCTAATTTTTCTTCTATTCAGGAGGAAGTGGAGTTGGCGATCGTCAAGGTAGTGGGTCAGCCCGTCACTCTCCATGGCGCCGGTAGAACGGACGCGGGAGTCCATGCGGCGGCCCAGGTGGCCCATTTTGACGACCCGGTAGGACAAATTCCTCCCCACCGTTGGAGTAAAGTTCTAAATGGTCATCTGCCCCGGGACATCTTAGTTAGGGGGTCAGCAGCGGTTGATAACCATTGGCACGCCCGCTTTTCTGCCCTGTGGCGACGGTATCGTTACAGCATCTATACGGATCAATGTCCTAATCTGTTCACCGATCAGTTCAGTTGGCACTACTATCGTTTTCCTCTTGAGGAGAAGACAATACAGACAGCCATGGAACCACTGCTAGGAAAACATCACCTAGCGGCTTTCCATCGAGCGGGGTCAGCGCGGACCCATTCCTGGGTGGAAGTGCAGGGGGTTGACTGTTACCGTCGAGGCCCCATGGTCTATCTAGAAATCCAAGCCAATGGTTTTCTTTACGGCATGGTGCGCTTGCTAGTGGGTCTGCTGGTGGAAGTGGGCTCTGGACAACGCAGTCTGACTGACTTCAATAATATTTGGGTTAATCAGCGGCGAGATCTGGTGAAATATGCGGCCCCCGCCAAAGGTTTATGCCTACTGCGGGTCGGTTATGAAAATTTTCCTTTGCCTGATTGTCTTTGGTTTGATAGTCAACCCCTGTGGCAATTCACCGGCTAG
- the rplM gene encoding 50S ribosomal protein L13 produces MNKTVLPTIDNLDHKWYVIDAEGQRLGRLATEVATILRGKNKPTFTPHMDTGDFVIIINAEKIEVTGRKREQKLYRRHSGRPGGMKEETFEKLQVRLPERIVESAIRGMLPKNSLGRKLFTKLKVYAGPSHPHAAQQPETLVINTIPAGAN; encoded by the coding sequence ATGAACAAAACTGTATTACCAACCATCGACAACCTAGACCACAAATGGTACGTAATTGATGCTGAGGGTCAACGCCTTGGCCGTCTTGCGACCGAAGTGGCCACCATTTTACGGGGTAAAAATAAGCCCACCTTCACCCCCCACATGGACACCGGTGATTTTGTCATTATTATTAATGCGGAAAAAATAGAAGTTACCGGCAGAAAACGGGAGCAAAAGTTGTACCGTCGACATTCTGGCCGCCCCGGCGGGATGAAGGAGGAGACCTTTGAAAAACTCCAAGTTCGTTTGCCAGAAAGAATCGTCGAAAGTGCTATCCGGGGAATGTTGCCCAAAAATAGCCTCGGCCGTAAGTTGTTCACTAAGCTGAAAGTCTACGCTGGCCCCAGCCACCCCCACGCGGCTCAACAACCCGAAACCCTTGTTATCAACACCATTCCTGCAGGAGCTAACTAA
- the rpsI gene encoding 30S ribosomal protein S9, with the protein MQVNDSSNKVVYWGTGRRKAAIARVRLVPGQGEVIVNGKPGEIYFNRIANYIQSLKAPLETLGLEGEYNILVNAHGGGLTGQADAVKLGVARALCQLSPENRQPLKAEGYLTRDPRAKERKKYGLHKARKAPQYSKR; encoded by the coding sequence ATGCAAGTCAATGATTCCAGCAATAAAGTCGTCTATTGGGGCACCGGCCGTCGTAAAGCGGCGATCGCCAGGGTGCGCCTTGTGCCCGGTCAAGGGGAAGTAATTGTTAACGGTAAGCCTGGGGAAATTTACTTCAATCGCATTGCCAACTACATCCAAAGCTTGAAAGCCCCCCTGGAAACCCTGGGACTGGAAGGGGAGTACAACATTTTGGTCAATGCTCATGGTGGCGGCCTAACCGGCCAAGCAGACGCCGTGAAACTAGGTGTGGCCAGAGCCCTATGCCAACTTTCCCCGGAAAATCGTCAACCCCTAAAAGCGGAAGGCTATCTTACCCGGGATCCCCGAGCCAAAGAACGGAAAAAATACGGTCTCCATAAAGCCCGTAAAGCCCCCCAGTACTCCAAGCGTTAA
- the rpmE gene encoding 50S ribosomal protein L31 has translation MPKADIHPTWYPDAKVTCNGEVIMTVGSTKPEINVEIWSGNHPFYTGTQKIIDTEGRVDRFMRKYGMKEKTAEDKQDKKKK, from the coding sequence ATGCCCAAAGCTGACATTCATCCCACCTGGTATCCCGATGCCAAAGTCACCTGTAACGGAGAGGTGATTATGACCGTTGGTTCCACCAAGCCAGAAATCAACGTAGAAATTTGGTCCGGCAATCACCCCTTCTACACCGGTACCCAGAAAATTATTGACACTGAAGGCCGTGTTGACCGCTTTATGCGTAAGTATGGCATGAAGGAAAAAACCGCCGAAGACAAACAAGATAAGAAAAAGAAATAG
- a CDS encoding DUF2949 domain-containing protein, which translates to MVVSKNLIQLLTKEFSLSAEQIAWGLKQTEAMPSYLPVIFWQYGLIDTSQLDRLLDHWG; encoded by the coding sequence ATGGTAGTGTCCAAAAATCTGATTCAACTATTAACAAAAGAATTTTCACTGTCAGCGGAGCAAATTGCCTGGGGACTGAAACAAACCGAGGCCATGCCCTCCTATCTGCCAGTCATTTTTTGGCAATATGGTCTAATCGATACATCCCAGTTGGATCGTCTTTTGGATCATTGGGGTTAG
- a CDS encoding EAL domain-containing protein produces the protein MVSKIACKEKFERVRFVLDTSAYRIIYQPIYNFEEERIVGFESLTRFSHSPARSPDVWFAEAEEVGLGEELEMAVIKKAILPLHHLPQHAYVSLNLSPDNIANGAIAPFLENVPLDRIVLEVTEHTAISDYTKVLSMLEPLRSKGLRLAVDDAGSGYASFRHTLKMHPDLIKLDTHLVRNIDRDRELRALAKALVSFARETGAKVIAERVETPEELDSLRGLRVSNAQGYFLGRPMEMEAAMKLL, from the coding sequence ATTGTCAGTAAAATAGCTTGCAAAGAAAAGTTCGAGAGGGTTAGATTCGTCCTGGACACTTCAGCCTATAGAATCATTTATCAACCAATTTATAACTTTGAGGAAGAGCGAATCGTTGGGTTTGAGAGTTTGACCCGCTTTTCCCATTCACCGGCTCGCAGTCCGGATGTTTGGTTTGCTGAGGCTGAGGAAGTTGGTCTAGGCGAAGAGCTTGAAATGGCAGTCATCAAAAAAGCTATCCTTCCACTCCACCATCTACCCCAACACGCCTATGTTTCCCTCAACTTATCTCCAGATAATATTGCGAATGGGGCGATCGCCCCATTCCTTGAAAACGTGCCGCTTGATCGAATTGTTCTTGAAGTGACTGAGCATACCGCCATATCTGATTACACGAAGGTATTGTCGATGCTGGAGCCATTGCGCAGTAAGGGCTTACGTCTAGCCGTCGATGATGCCGGTTCTGGCTATGCCAGTTTTCGTCACACTCTTAAAATGCACCCTGATTTGATCAAGCTCGATACCCATCTGGTTCGGAATATTGATAGAGACCGTGAACTCAGGGCTTTAGCTAAAGCTCTGGTTAGCTTTGCCAGGGAAACAGGGGCCAAAGTGATCGCTGAGAGGGTTGAAACTCCAGAGGAATTGGATTCTTTGCGGGGCCTGCGGGTAAGCAATGCCCAAGGCTATTTCCTGGGGCGACCTATGGAGATGGAAGCGGCAATGAAACTTCTGTAG
- a CDS encoding GAF domain-containing protein gives MSSQIDSASEEFVAGRPSTQEALIDISSGKLSSNDDDVDLVYDALRAIRSHLKMEVAFISEFAFGKRYFSYVDAISENPPIRVVNSNPLEESYCQQIVNGSLPEMIPHAWLIPAAMNFPVTKALPVRAHISVPIRFSGGQIYGTFCCFSSRPDHSLGERDLLMMRTFADFASRQI, from the coding sequence ATGAGTTCCCAAATAGACTCAGCTTCTGAAGAATTCGTGGCAGGGCGTCCCTCTACTCAAGAGGCTCTTATAGATATCAGTTCAGGAAAATTGTCTAGCAATGACGATGATGTTGATTTGGTATACGATGCGTTACGCGCTATTCGCTCCCATCTCAAGATGGAAGTTGCCTTCATTTCTGAATTTGCTTTCGGCAAAAGATATTTCAGCTACGTAGATGCTATTTCAGAAAATCCACCAATCAGGGTTGTAAATTCTAATCCCCTTGAAGAAAGCTATTGTCAGCAGATCGTTAACGGGAGTCTCCCTGAGATGATCCCGCATGCCTGGCTAATTCCAGCGGCCATGAATTTTCCAGTCACAAAAGCCCTGCCAGTTAGAGCCCATATAAGTGTACCCATCCGGTTTAGCGGTGGACAGATCTATGGCACTTTCTGTTGCTTTAGCTCTAGGCCCGACCATTCCCTAGGCGAACGAGATTTGTTAATGATGCGCACCTTTGCCGATTTTGCATCAAGGCAGATTTAA
- a CDS encoding AarF/ABC1/UbiB kinase family protein, with product MMLISQPAADRPLSWSGWSRRPWRRQLAVTRVFLLFAFFLWWDRLTAPHSAQRRYRRAQWLVQQLLYLGPTFIKIGQSLSTRADIIPAEYIQAFTQLQDRVPPFDSRQAIAVIEQELHGAIDEIFQQFEVNPLASASLGQVHRAVLPTGEAVVVKVQRPGLDSLLNLDFELLHQTLRLAKRWLPGFRNLAQKYEVEAIYQEFFSLLFLEIDYIHEGKNAEKFRQNFADYPRVRVPEIYWQYTTRMVLTLEYLPGIKVDDRQALETAGIDLDLVIQTGICAYLKQLLIDGFFQSDPHPGNMAVDSQGDLIFYDFGTMAEVKIIAKDQMIQTFFAVLRKDANQVLEALIYMGLVEPKGDLSPVKRIINFLLDNFRDKPIDIKAFDQVGEEVYAMFQQQPFRLPPQMTFILKSISTLDGIARALDPRYNLIAASQPFIQSVTVAQPKRSLAMALVQQVKQFALDQLNRPSRNQQFLQELTAKLERGELQFATRSPEGDRLLQKIHLALKSLIFACLTGFTLLSATVLLSTIYARFAVIGFGLAGLFSLFLLRSLVKLAVQEKLDRLMQKK from the coding sequence ATGATGCTCATTTCGCAACCGGCGGCAGATCGGCCCCTCAGTTGGTCGGGATGGTCCCGTAGGCCCTGGCGCAGACAACTGGCGGTCACTAGAGTTTTTCTTTTATTTGCGTTCTTTTTGTGGTGGGACCGGCTCACGGCTCCCCACTCTGCCCAACGGCGCTATCGTCGGGCCCAATGGTTGGTGCAACAATTACTTTATTTGGGCCCCACTTTTATCAAAATTGGTCAGTCCCTTTCCACCAGGGCCGACATTATTCCCGCTGAATATATCCAGGCCTTTACCCAACTCCAAGACCGGGTACCCCCCTTTGATTCCCGGCAGGCGATCGCCGTTATTGAACAGGAATTACATGGGGCGATCGACGAAATTTTTCAACAATTTGAGGTTAATCCCCTGGCATCGGCCAGTTTAGGCCAGGTGCATCGGGCCGTATTACCCACGGGGGAAGCGGTGGTGGTGAAAGTACAAAGACCAGGGTTGGACAGTTTATTAAATCTAGATTTTGAGCTTTTACATCAAACGTTACGGCTGGCCAAACGATGGTTGCCTGGATTCCGAAACCTGGCCCAAAAATATGAAGTTGAAGCCATTTATCAAGAATTTTTCTCCCTACTGTTTTTAGAAATTGATTACATCCACGAAGGAAAAAACGCAGAGAAATTCCGCCAAAATTTTGCTGATTATCCCCGGGTCAGAGTGCCAGAAATTTATTGGCAATATACTACTCGCATGGTTTTAACCCTGGAATATTTACCAGGCATTAAGGTGGATGATCGCCAAGCTCTGGAAACCGCTGGCATTGATTTAGATTTAGTCATTCAAACGGGCATTTGTGCCTATTTAAAGCAACTACTCATTGACGGTTTTTTCCAGTCCGATCCCCATCCGGGTAACATGGCGGTGGATAGCCAAGGGGATTTGATTTTTTATGATTTTGGCACCATGGCGGAGGTAAAAATCATTGCCAAGGATCAAATGATACAAACCTTTTTCGCTGTGCTGAGAAAGGATGCTAACCAGGTATTGGAAGCCTTAATTTATATGGGTCTAGTGGAGCCCAAAGGGGATCTCAGTCCCGTCAAAAGAATTATTAATTTTTTGCTCGATAACTTTCGGGACAAACCAATTGATATTAAAGCTTTTGACCAAGTGGGGGAAGAGGTCTATGCCATGTTTCAACAACAACCTTTCCGCTTACCTCCCCAAATGACCTTTATTTTAAAATCCATCTCCACCCTAGATGGCATCGCCCGGGCCTTAGACCCCCGCTATAATTTAATCGCCGCCAGTCAGCCCTTCATCCAAAGCGTCACCGTTGCCCAACCCAAACGTTCCCTGGCCATGGCACTGGTGCAACAGGTTAAACAATTTGCCCTCGACCAATTGAACAGACCATCCCGTAACCAACAATTTCTCCAGGAATTGACCGCCAAATTAGAACGGGGCGAGCTCCAGTTTGCCACCCGCTCCCCAGAAGGCGATCGCCTGTTGCAAAAAATTCATCTGGCCTTGAAAAGTCTCATTTTTGCCTGCTTAACAGGGTTTACTCTGCTGTCGGCGACGGTATTACTATCCACAATCTATGCCCGCTTTGCTGTAATTGGCTTTGGCCTGGCGGGGTTATTTAGTCTCTTTTTACTGCGCTCTTTGGTCAAGTTGGCGGTGCAGGAAAAGTTAGACCGACTGATGCAGAAAAAATAA